In the Sarcophilus harrisii chromosome 1, mSarHar1.11, whole genome shotgun sequence genome, one interval contains:
- the PRR14 gene encoding proline-rich protein 14 isoform X2, protein MAAAAASRPFLPPRKTVPGDWAAPVGPGKKVYGGWAGSGRAGFKGAGGGNSPRTGICGRRRLQPGVKPGTLQGLPEAIDIPMDLPQDSSQPSLNREPLVRAPWGARTRKRPRLQQQLGEPKLSQRVTGTPSSLEKASQRVLTVVLEDVIATRMSQEMLPEMSTTPRRSSRLESNRSQPSISPLGQSWSPQSRPPDWSTLCREPLTRAPKRIGFQRRRPQQMGTSTRGAEENPSHQDKPSQPALLVMLEDIKNPQSPVKAQELLVRIPRKEWRAEDRDIRGFNNETEDPGISACRDLDSVFRQASPVDHSECVLPGSEPETPSPPPSSLLRPRLSPWGLAPLFRSVRSKLESFADIFLTPAKTPQAPPTNPPSPASPMKLELKIAISEAPESGRVRGGEGEGPVSPRPPIRQWRTQDSGLPAAPRPTLGRSHSCPDLGPPGEGGCAWSAFPPHPHRPRPRRHTVGGGELARAPPPSRPCLRKEVFPLGGSGAPPNIVTTCSPAASTSSSFSDLPESRVCSPQGEKQPRPEDMVLSESETKSVGKVSCFRIRRTPSRSQPNLTPMGLPRPIRLNKKEFSLEEIYTNKNYRSPTAKRSFETIFEEPRERNGTLVFTSSRKLRRAVEFRDCSLPRHRRPSRAVRPAPGRAPTPDLGPLLQQRLEELDALLLQEEEEPGKG, encoded by the exons ATGGCCGCAGCGGCGGCTTCACGCCCTTTTTTACCACCCCGGAAGACTGTACCCGGCGATTGGGCGGCGCCCGTCGGCCCAGGGAAGAAGGTGTACGGCGGTTGGGCCGGGTCAGGAAGGGCAGGTTTTAAAGGAGCCGGAGGTGGGAACAGTCCGAGAACCGGGATCTGCGGGAGGCGGCG GCTGCAGCCAGGGGTTAAACCTGGGACCCTTCAGGGACTCCCTGAAGCTATCGATATCCCTATGGACTTGCCCCAAGATTCCAG TCAACCTTCCCTCAACCGGGAACCATTGGTTAGAGCACCATGGGGAGCAAGAACTCGGAAGCGGCCAAGACTGCAGCAGCAGCTTGGAGAACCCAAGCTGAGCCAGAGGGTGACAGGAACTCCGTCATCCCTGGAGAAGGCTTCTCAGAGGGTCCTCACTGTGGTGCTGGAAGATGTCATTGCCACCAGAATG TCTCAAGAGATGCTCCCTGAAATGTCAACTACGCCTCGACGGAGCAGTAGACTAGAATCTAACCGTTCCCAGCCTTCTATCTCCCCACTTGGCCAGTCTTGGAGCCCTCAGTCAAG ACCTCCAGACTGGTCTACCCTGTGCCGGGAGCCACTGACTCGAGCTCCAAAGCGTATTGGATTCCAGAGGAGGAGGCCACAACAAATGGGAACATCCACGAGGGGGGCTGAGGAGAACCCTTCACACCAAGACAAGCCCTCCCAGCCAGCCCTGCTTGTGATGTTGGAGGATATCAAGAATCCTCAGTCTCCAGTGAAGGCCCAGGAGCTGCTGGTGAGGATCCCAAGAAAAGAATGGAGAGCAGAAGACAGGGACATCAGG GGCTTCAACAATGAGACTGAAGACCCAGGGATCTCAGCATGCAG GGACTTGGATTCAGTGTTTCGGCAGGCCTCTCCTGTGGACCATTCTGAATGCGTTTTGCCAG GCTCAGAGCCAGAGACCCCGTCTCCCCCACCCTCCAGCCTCTTGCGGCCACGCCTGAGTCCTTGGGGCCTGGCACCACTCTTCCGCTCTGTCCGCTCTAAGCTGGAGAGCTTTGCTGACATCTTCCTCACCCCAGCCAAAACCCCCCAAGCCCCACCCACAAATCCCCCCTCTCCAGCCTCACCCATGAAGCTAGAGCTGAAGATTGCCATCTCGGAAGCCCCGGAGTCTGGGAGAGtccggggaggggagggggaagggcctGTAAGCCCTCGTCCTCCAATCCGGCAGTGGAGGACTCAGGACTCTGGCCTCCCTGCTGCCCCTAGGCCGACTTTGGGTCGAAGCCATTCTTGCCCGGACCTGGGGCCCCCTGGGGAAGGGGGCTGTGCATGGTCAGCCTTCCCTCCACATCCACATAGGCCTCGTCCCAGAAGGCACACAGTTGGGGGTGGGGAGCTGGCTCGGGCCCCACCACCTTCTCGGCCTTGCCTACGAAAAGAGGTTTTTCCCTTGGGAGGGTCAGGTGCACCCCCAAACATTGTCACCACCTGCTCTCCTGCTGcttctacttcttcctctttctcgGACCTGCCAGAATCCAG ggTTTGCTCCCCCCAAGGGGAGAAGCAACCACGCCCAGAGGATATGGTGCTGTCAGAATCTGAGACCAAG TCTGTGGGAAAAGTCTCCTGCTTTCGGATTCGCAGGACACCATCCAGGAGTCAGCCCAACCTCACTCCAATGGGGCTGCCTCGACCAATCAG GTTGAATAAGAAGGAGTTCAGCCTAGAGGAAATTTATACCAACAAGAATTATCGTTCCCCCACAGCCAAACG GTCCTTTGAGACTATCTTTGAAGAGCCAAGAGAGCGGAATGGAACCCTGGTCTTCACAAGTTCCCGGAAGCTTCGAAGAGCAGTAGAATTCCGAGATTGTAGCCTCCCTCGTCACCGAAGGCCTTCCAGGGCAGTTCGTCCTGCCCCTGGCAGAGCTCCTACCCCTGACCTGGGACCTTTGCTGCAGCAGAGGCTGGAGGAATTAGATGCCCTGCTGTTGCAAGAGGAAGAGGAGCCAGGCAAGGGTTAG
- the PRR14 gene encoding proline-rich protein 14 isoform X1, with protein sequence MAAAAASRPFLPPRKTVPGDWAAPVGPGKKVYGGWAGSGRAGFKGAGGGNSPRTGICGRRRLQPGVKPGTLQGLPEAIDIPMDLPQDSSQPSLNREPLVRAPWGARTRKRPRLQQQLGEPKLSQRVTGTPSSLEKASQRVLTVVLEDVIATRMSQEMLPEMSTTPRRSSRLESNRSQPSISPLGQSWSPQSRPPDWSTLCREPLTRAPKRIGFQRRRPQQMGTSTRGAEENPSHQDKPSQPALLVMLEDIKNPQSPVKAQELLVRIPRKEWRAEDRDIRGFNNETEDPGISACRVDHVTTIHQSIPSSRDLDSVFRQASPVDHSECVLPGSEPETPSPPPSSLLRPRLSPWGLAPLFRSVRSKLESFADIFLTPAKTPQAPPTNPPSPASPMKLELKIAISEAPESGRVRGGEGEGPVSPRPPIRQWRTQDSGLPAAPRPTLGRSHSCPDLGPPGEGGCAWSAFPPHPHRPRPRRHTVGGGELARAPPPSRPCLRKEVFPLGGSGAPPNIVTTCSPAASTSSSFSDLPESRVCSPQGEKQPRPEDMVLSESETKSVGKVSCFRIRRTPSRSQPNLTPMGLPRPIRLNKKEFSLEEIYTNKNYRSPTAKRSFETIFEEPRERNGTLVFTSSRKLRRAVEFRDCSLPRHRRPSRAVRPAPGRAPTPDLGPLLQQRLEELDALLLQEEEEPGKG encoded by the exons ATGGCCGCAGCGGCGGCTTCACGCCCTTTTTTACCACCCCGGAAGACTGTACCCGGCGATTGGGCGGCGCCCGTCGGCCCAGGGAAGAAGGTGTACGGCGGTTGGGCCGGGTCAGGAAGGGCAGGTTTTAAAGGAGCCGGAGGTGGGAACAGTCCGAGAACCGGGATCTGCGGGAGGCGGCG GCTGCAGCCAGGGGTTAAACCTGGGACCCTTCAGGGACTCCCTGAAGCTATCGATATCCCTATGGACTTGCCCCAAGATTCCAG TCAACCTTCCCTCAACCGGGAACCATTGGTTAGAGCACCATGGGGAGCAAGAACTCGGAAGCGGCCAAGACTGCAGCAGCAGCTTGGAGAACCCAAGCTGAGCCAGAGGGTGACAGGAACTCCGTCATCCCTGGAGAAGGCTTCTCAGAGGGTCCTCACTGTGGTGCTGGAAGATGTCATTGCCACCAGAATG TCTCAAGAGATGCTCCCTGAAATGTCAACTACGCCTCGACGGAGCAGTAGACTAGAATCTAACCGTTCCCAGCCTTCTATCTCCCCACTTGGCCAGTCTTGGAGCCCTCAGTCAAG ACCTCCAGACTGGTCTACCCTGTGCCGGGAGCCACTGACTCGAGCTCCAAAGCGTATTGGATTCCAGAGGAGGAGGCCACAACAAATGGGAACATCCACGAGGGGGGCTGAGGAGAACCCTTCACACCAAGACAAGCCCTCCCAGCCAGCCCTGCTTGTGATGTTGGAGGATATCAAGAATCCTCAGTCTCCAGTGAAGGCCCAGGAGCTGCTGGTGAGGATCCCAAGAAAAGAATGGAGAGCAGAAGACAGGGACATCAGG GGCTTCAACAATGAGACTGAAGACCCAGGGATCTCAGCATGCAG aGTTGATCATGTGACAACTATTCACCAATCAATACCTTCCTCCAGGGACTTGGATTCAGTGTTTCGGCAGGCCTCTCCTGTGGACCATTCTGAATGCGTTTTGCCAG GCTCAGAGCCAGAGACCCCGTCTCCCCCACCCTCCAGCCTCTTGCGGCCACGCCTGAGTCCTTGGGGCCTGGCACCACTCTTCCGCTCTGTCCGCTCTAAGCTGGAGAGCTTTGCTGACATCTTCCTCACCCCAGCCAAAACCCCCCAAGCCCCACCCACAAATCCCCCCTCTCCAGCCTCACCCATGAAGCTAGAGCTGAAGATTGCCATCTCGGAAGCCCCGGAGTCTGGGAGAGtccggggaggggagggggaagggcctGTAAGCCCTCGTCCTCCAATCCGGCAGTGGAGGACTCAGGACTCTGGCCTCCCTGCTGCCCCTAGGCCGACTTTGGGTCGAAGCCATTCTTGCCCGGACCTGGGGCCCCCTGGGGAAGGGGGCTGTGCATGGTCAGCCTTCCCTCCACATCCACATAGGCCTCGTCCCAGAAGGCACACAGTTGGGGGTGGGGAGCTGGCTCGGGCCCCACCACCTTCTCGGCCTTGCCTACGAAAAGAGGTTTTTCCCTTGGGAGGGTCAGGTGCACCCCCAAACATTGTCACCACCTGCTCTCCTGCTGcttctacttcttcctctttctcgGACCTGCCAGAATCCAG ggTTTGCTCCCCCCAAGGGGAGAAGCAACCACGCCCAGAGGATATGGTGCTGTCAGAATCTGAGACCAAG TCTGTGGGAAAAGTCTCCTGCTTTCGGATTCGCAGGACACCATCCAGGAGTCAGCCCAACCTCACTCCAATGGGGCTGCCTCGACCAATCAG GTTGAATAAGAAGGAGTTCAGCCTAGAGGAAATTTATACCAACAAGAATTATCGTTCCCCCACAGCCAAACG GTCCTTTGAGACTATCTTTGAAGAGCCAAGAGAGCGGAATGGAACCCTGGTCTTCACAAGTTCCCGGAAGCTTCGAAGAGCAGTAGAATTCCGAGATTGTAGCCTCCCTCGTCACCGAAGGCCTTCCAGGGCAGTTCGTCCTGCCCCTGGCAGAGCTCCTACCCCTGACCTGGGACCTTTGCTGCAGCAGAGGCTGGAGGAATTAGATGCCCTGCTGTTGCAAGAGGAAGAGGAGCCAGGCAAGGGTTAG